Proteins encoded within one genomic window of Rhodanobacter soli:
- a CDS encoding SCO family protein — translation MKRLLPLFAMFLLLGSARAATPLPGDSVYNLPVQLTDQDGRRQTLAERRGRPQLVTMFYTSCQMVCPMIIDSLRLTRNALDPATRARIDLLAVSFDPAKDDVATLKSYAQKRKLDPRIWTLARAEPAQVRQLSGVLGLQYRQLPDGEFNHSSELILLDADGRIAARTTRIGKLDAEFVEAIRKVVAQPQS, via the coding sequence ATGAAGCGTCTGTTGCCCCTGTTTGCGATGTTCCTGCTGCTCGGCAGCGCGCGGGCGGCCACCCCGCTCCCCGGTGACTCGGTCTACAACCTGCCGGTGCAACTGACCGACCAGGACGGTCGCCGGCAGACGCTGGCCGAGCGGCGCGGCCGGCCGCAGCTGGTGACGATGTTCTACACCTCGTGCCAGATGGTCTGCCCGATGATCATCGACAGCCTGCGGTTGACCCGCAATGCGCTGGACCCGGCCACCCGCGCCCGGATCGACCTGCTCGCGGTGAGCTTCGACCCGGCGAAGGACGACGTTGCCACGCTGAAGAGCTACGCGCAGAAGCGCAAGCTGGACCCGCGCATCTGGACCCTGGCGCGGGCCGAGCCGGCGCAGGTACGCCAGCTGTCCGGCGTGCTTGGCCTGCAGTACCGGCAGCTGCCCGACGGCGAGTTCAACCACAGCAGCGAGCTGATCCTGCTCGACGCCGACGGCCGCATCGCTGCCCGCACCACGAGGATTGGCAAGCTCGACGCCGAGTTCGTGGAAGCGATCCGCAAGGTGGTCGCCCAGCCGCAAAGCTGA
- a CDS encoding CopD family copper resistance protein — protein MGAWYPWIVLVHLACAIVFVGAVAFEVLVVESLHRHVDAAVMQRIEQAIMARVRRFMPVIVVLLFASGFVLFDIRCDGLACVGSRFGNWLLLKVLLAFGVLGVFVNAMWAMRRGKMDVCRFRHTHRVVLGLMVGIVFLAKTMFYL, from the coding sequence ATGGGTGCCTGGTATCCGTGGATCGTGCTGGTGCACCTGGCGTGCGCCATCGTGTTCGTCGGCGCGGTGGCGTTCGAGGTGCTGGTGGTCGAGTCGCTGCACCGGCATGTCGACGCGGCCGTCATGCAGCGCATCGAGCAGGCGATCATGGCGCGGGTGCGCCGGTTCATGCCGGTGATCGTGGTGCTGCTGTTCGCCAGCGGCTTCGTGCTGTTCGACATCCGCTGCGACGGCCTGGCCTGCGTGGGCAGCCGCTTCGGCAACTGGCTGCTGCTGAAGGTGCTGCTGGCGTTCGGCGTGCTCGGCGTGTTCGTCAACGCGATGTGGGCGATGCGCCGCGGGAAGATGGACGTCTGCCGGTTCCGGCATACCCATCGCGTGGTGCTGGGCCTGATGGTCGGCATCGTCTTCCTGGCCAAGACCATGTTCTACTTGTAG
- the tpx gene encoding thiol peroxidase — MSHVTFKGQPISVDGQFPAVGSTAPAFSLVGGDLSDVALSSYAGKRKVLNIFPSVDTGVCAASVRRFNELAGQLDNTVVLCISADLPFAQARFCGAEGLDRVTNLSLMRGRQFLNDYGVAIASGPLAGLAARAVLVLDKHDKVIHAELVSEIGHEPNYDAALKALG, encoded by the coding sequence ATGTCGCATGTCACGTTCAAGGGCCAGCCGATCAGCGTCGACGGCCAGTTTCCCGCAGTGGGTTCGACCGCGCCGGCATTCAGCCTGGTCGGCGGCGACCTGTCCGACGTGGCGCTGTCGAGCTACGCCGGCAAGCGCAAGGTGCTGAACATCTTCCCCAGCGTCGACACCGGCGTGTGCGCCGCCTCAGTGCGCCGCTTCAACGAACTGGCCGGCCAGCTCGACAACACCGTGGTGCTGTGCATCTCGGCCGACCTGCCATTCGCGCAGGCGCGCTTCTGCGGCGCCGAGGGACTGGACCGCGTGACCAACCTGTCGCTGATGCGTGGCCGCCAGTTCCTCAACGACTACGGCGTGGCGATCGCCAGCGGCCCGCTGGCCGGGTTGGCCGCACGCGCGGTATTGGTGCTGGACAAGCACGACAAGGTGATCCACGCCGAACTGGTCAGCGAAATCGGCCACGAGCCGAACTACGACGCGGCGTTGAAAGCGCTGGGCTGA
- a CDS encoding group III truncated hemoglobin, translating into MNPPSPLDEPAIARLVDRFYEKVRREPQLGPIFNAAVHDWDEHKRLLTSFWASVALRAGSYRGNPMGAHRPHPIRAEHFDRWLALWRETCTEELDEAGAALMLEYAERIGRSLKLGLGLHPQAQPFGVPIVGISR; encoded by the coding sequence ATGAACCCACCGTCACCCCTGGACGAGCCGGCCATCGCCAGGCTGGTCGACCGTTTTTACGAGAAGGTGCGGCGCGAGCCGCAGCTCGGCCCGATCTTCAACGCGGCCGTGCACGACTGGGACGAACACAAGCGCCTGCTGACCTCGTTCTGGGCCTCGGTGGCGTTGCGTGCGGGCAGTTATCGCGGCAACCCGATGGGCGCGCACCGGCCGCATCCGATCCGCGCCGAACACTTCGACCGCTGGCTCGCGCTGTGGCGCGAGACCTGTACCGAGGAACTGGACGAAGCCGGCGCCGCGCTGATGCTGGAATACGCCGAACGCATCGGCCGCAGCCTCAAGCTGGGCCTGGGCCTGCATCCGCAGGCGCAGCCGTTCGGCGTGCCGATCGTGGGTATCAGTCGCTGA
- the azu gene encoding azurin, whose product MRKLIAIALLGLLSTPLMAAECATTIEGSDAMQFNQKTITVPKTCKTFKVTLKHTGKLPVTAMGHNWVLSHSADEAGVIADGMKAGAANSYEKPGDARIIAHTKLIGGGESDTATIDVAKLKAGEQYAYFCTFPGHAALMKGTLSLGK is encoded by the coding sequence ATGCGCAAACTGATTGCCATTGCCCTGCTCGGCCTGCTCTCCACCCCGCTGATGGCCGCCGAATGCGCGACCACCATCGAAGGCAGCGACGCCATGCAGTTCAACCAGAAGACCATCACCGTGCCGAAGACCTGCAAGACCTTCAAGGTCACCCTGAAGCACACCGGCAAGCTGCCGGTCACCGCGATGGGCCACAACTGGGTGCTGTCGCACAGCGCCGACGAGGCCGGCGTGATCGCCGACGGCATGAAGGCCGGCGCCGCCAACAGCTACGAGAAGCCGGGCGACGCCCGCATCATCGCGCACACCAAGCTGATCGGCGGCGGCGAATCCGACACCGCCACGATCGACGTGGCCAAGCTGAAGGCCGGCGAGCAGTACGCCTACTTCTGCACCTTCCCCGGCCACGCCGCGCTGATGAAGGGCACGCTGAGCCTGGGCAAGTAA
- the fdxA gene encoding ferredoxin FdxA: protein MTHVVTENCINCKHTDCVEVCPVDCFHEGPNFLVIDPDECIDCTLCVEECPVGAIFPELDVPAGQEIFLSINAELAREWPVLTSKIPSMEDAAKWDGVPDKLPLLKR, encoded by the coding sequence ATGACGCACGTCGTCACCGAAAACTGCATCAACTGCAAGCACACCGATTGCGTCGAGGTATGTCCGGTGGACTGCTTCCACGAAGGGCCGAACTTCCTGGTGATCGACCCGGACGAGTGCATCGACTGCACGCTGTGCGTGGAGGAGTGTCCGGTCGGCGCGATCTTCCCCGAGCTCGACGTGCCGGCGGGGCAGGAGATCTTTCTCTCGATCAATGCCGAGCTGGCGCGCGAGTGGCCGGTGCTGACCAGCAAGATCCCGTCGATGGAAGATGCCGCAAAGTGGGACGGCGTACCGGACAAGCTGCCGCTGCTGAAACGGTAG
- the gap gene encoding type I glyceraldehyde-3-phosphate dehydrogenase, with product MTIKVGINGFGRIGRNVLRAAVQNFGNDIEIVAINDLLEPDYLAYMLGYDSVHGRFKGDVKVDGGHLLVNGKRIRLTQERDPANLKWNEVNADVVIESTGLFLTKETAQKHLDAGAKKVILSAPSKDDTPMFVYGVNDKTYKGEAIISNASCTTNCLAPIAKVMHDKWGIKRGLMTTVHAATATQKTVDGPSNKDWRGGRGILENIIPSSTGAAKAVGVVIPELNKKLTGMSFRVPTSDVSVVDLTVELEKPATYAEICAEMKAQSEGALKGILGYTTDKVVATDFRGDARTSIFDAEAGIALDDTFVKLVSWYDNEWGYSNKCLEMVRVVAK from the coding sequence ATGACCATCAAGGTCGGCATCAACGGCTTTGGCCGCATCGGTCGCAACGTGCTGCGTGCAGCCGTGCAGAATTTCGGCAACGACATCGAGATCGTGGCGATCAACGACCTGCTGGAGCCGGACTACCTTGCCTACATGCTGGGCTACGACTCGGTGCATGGCCGCTTCAAGGGCGACGTGAAGGTCGATGGCGGCCACCTGCTGGTCAACGGCAAGCGCATCCGCCTGACCCAGGAACGCGACCCGGCCAACCTGAAGTGGAACGAAGTGAACGCCGACGTGGTGATCGAATCCACCGGCCTGTTCCTGACCAAGGAAACCGCGCAGAAGCACCTGGATGCGGGCGCGAAGAAGGTGATCCTGTCGGCGCCGTCGAAGGACGACACGCCGATGTTCGTCTACGGCGTCAACGACAAGACCTACAAGGGCGAGGCGATCATCTCCAACGCCAGCTGCACCACGAATTGCCTGGCGCCGATCGCCAAGGTCATGCACGACAAGTGGGGCATCAAGCGCGGCCTGATGACCACCGTGCATGCCGCCACCGCCACGCAGAAGACCGTCGACGGCCCGAGCAACAAGGACTGGCGCGGCGGCCGCGGCATCCTGGAGAACATCATTCCCTCCTCCACCGGCGCCGCCAAGGCCGTCGGCGTGGTGATCCCCGAACTCAACAAGAAGCTCACCGGCATGAGCTTCCGCGTGCCGACCTCCGACGTGTCGGTGGTCGACCTCACCGTCGAGCTGGAAAAGCCCGCGACCTACGCGGAGATCTGCGCGGAGATGAAGGCGCAGAGCGAGGGCGCGCTGAAGGGCATCCTCGGCTACACCACGGACAAGGTCGTCGCCACCGATTTCCGCGGTGACGCGCGCACCTCGATCTTCGACGCCGAGGCCGGCATCGCGCTGGACGACACTTTCGTCAAGCTGGTCAGCTGGTACGACAACGAGTGGGGCTACTCGAACAAGTGCCTGGAGATGGTGCGGGTGGTGGCGAAGTAA
- a CDS encoding S1/P1 nuclease yields MSFSSRSLAFVAVLFAVAPSAQAWGPLGHSVVAELAQRHLDPAAEAELERLLAPEHTQRLADVANWPDQIQDDPARAALWKQTRGQHYVNFRGGSACGYVPPRDCRDGRCVVAGLQYYVSVLGDRSKPDSARREALKFVVHFVGDVHQPLHAGYRDDKGGNTYQVQFDGRGSNLHKVWDSGLLSSRGLDWQAYAQALDSAVPVNLPAPIAPLDNPYAQWAEESCRITAERGFYPAGHEIDPAYVRAELPVAELRLRQAGRRLAAVLNLALAR; encoded by the coding sequence ATGTCCTTCTCCAGTCGTTCGCTTGCCTTCGTGGCCGTCTTGTTCGCGGTCGCGCCGTCGGCCCAGGCCTGGGGGCCGCTCGGCCACAGCGTGGTCGCCGAGCTGGCGCAACGGCACCTGGATCCGGCCGCCGAGGCCGAGCTGGAGCGCCTGCTGGCGCCGGAACACACGCAGCGCCTGGCCGACGTCGCCAACTGGCCCGATCAGATCCAGGATGATCCGGCGCGCGCCGCGTTGTGGAAGCAGACGCGTGGCCAGCACTACGTCAATTTCCGCGGCGGCAGCGCTTGCGGCTACGTGCCGCCGCGCGACTGCCGCGACGGCCGCTGCGTGGTGGCCGGCCTGCAGTATTACGTCAGCGTGCTCGGCGATCGCAGCAAGCCGGACAGCGCACGCCGCGAGGCGCTGAAGTTCGTGGTGCATTTCGTCGGCGACGTCCACCAGCCGCTGCATGCCGGATACCGCGACGACAAGGGCGGCAATACGTACCAGGTGCAGTTCGACGGCAGGGGCAGCAACCTGCACAAGGTATGGGATTCGGGACTGCTGTCCAGCCGCGGGCTCGACTGGCAGGCCTATGCGCAGGCGCTGGATTCGGCGGTGCCGGTGAACCTGCCGGCGCCGATCGCGCCGCTGGACAACCCTTACGCGCAATGGGCGGAAGAGTCCTGCCGGATCACCGCCGAGCGCGGCTTCTATCCGGCCGGGCACGAGATCGACCCGGCCTACGTCAGGGCCGAGCTGCCGGTGGCCGAGCTGCGCCTGCGCCAGGCCGGCCGGCGGCTGGCGGCCGTGCTCAACCTCGCCCTGGCGCGCTAG
- the pyk gene encoding pyruvate kinase, whose protein sequence is MNENPLRRTKIVATLGPATDVPGMLERIIAEGVNVVRLNLSHGQPDDHRARANAVRAASVAAGREVGILADLQGPKIRIETFASGPVELVDGASFVLDCRPDAPPGDVGRVGVSYYGLPHDVHAGDVLLLDDGLIALSVQEVAGAEVRCTVLVGGKLSNRKGLNRQGGGLSVTALSDKDKADIKLAAEIGADFLAVSFVRSAEDMHQARRLLHEAGGDAALVAKIERADAIPVLGEIIDASDVVMVARGDLGVEIGDAELPGLQKKIIRETVQRNRAVITATQMLQSMVRSPIPTRAEVLDVANAVIDGTDAVMLSEETAAGAHPDKAIAAMRRICLGAERQFEPKEDLASASHHMNRTDQAIALAAMVLAGQLGVRAIVALTESGATAQWLSRYRSAVPIYGMSPSAAARRRMQVLRDVQPVEFSHGEKQSMAASTRAAVRLLFEQGKLVEGDSVVITYGDRIGHVGGTNTLKLLWVGPGGTVESLRDL, encoded by the coding sequence ATGAACGAGAATCCTCTGCGCCGCACCAAGATCGTCGCCACCCTGGGCCCCGCCACCGACGTGCCGGGCATGCTCGAACGGATCATCGCCGAAGGCGTCAACGTGGTCCGCCTGAACCTCTCGCACGGACAGCCGGACGATCACCGCGCGCGCGCCAATGCGGTGCGTGCGGCGTCGGTGGCCGCCGGACGCGAAGTCGGCATCCTGGCCGACCTGCAGGGGCCGAAGATCCGCATCGAGACGTTCGCCAGCGGGCCGGTGGAGCTCGTCGACGGGGCGTCGTTCGTGCTGGATTGCCGCCCCGACGCGCCGCCCGGCGACGTGGGCCGCGTCGGCGTCAGCTATTACGGCCTGCCGCACGACGTGCACGCCGGCGACGTGCTGCTGCTGGACGACGGCCTGATCGCGCTGTCCGTGCAGGAAGTGGCCGGCGCCGAGGTGCGCTGCACGGTGCTGGTCGGCGGCAAGCTGTCCAACCGCAAGGGGCTCAACCGGCAGGGCGGCGGGCTATCGGTGACGGCGCTGTCGGACAAGGACAAGGCCGACATCAAGCTGGCCGCCGAGATCGGCGCGGATTTCCTCGCCGTGTCGTTCGTGCGTTCGGCCGAGGACATGCACCAGGCGCGCCGGCTGCTGCACGAAGCGGGCGGCGACGCGGCGCTGGTGGCGAAGATCGAGCGCGCCGACGCGATCCCGGTGCTGGGCGAGATCATCGACGCCTCCGACGTGGTGATGGTGGCGCGCGGCGACCTGGGCGTGGAGATCGGCGACGCCGAACTGCCCGGCCTGCAGAAGAAGATCATCCGCGAGACGGTGCAGCGCAACCGCGCGGTGATCACCGCCACGCAGATGCTGCAGTCGATGGTGCGCTCGCCGATCCCGACCCGCGCCGAGGTGCTGGACGTGGCCAACGCGGTGATCGACGGCACCGACGCGGTGATGCTGTCGGAAGAAACCGCGGCCGGCGCGCACCCGGACAAGGCGATAGCGGCGATGCGCCGGATCTGCCTCGGCGCCGAGCGCCAGTTCGAGCCGAAGGAGGATCTGGCCAGCGCCAGCCACCACATGAACCGCACCGACCAGGCAATCGCGCTGGCCGCGATGGTGCTGGCCGGCCAGCTCGGCGTGCGGGCTATCGTGGCGCTGACCGAATCCGGCGCCACCGCCCAGTGGCTGTCGCGCTATCGCAGCGCGGTGCCGATCTACGGCATGTCGCCGTCGGCCGCCGCGCGCCGTCGCATGCAGGTGCTGCGCGACGTGCAGCCGGTGGAGTTCAGTCACGGCGAGAAGCAGAGCATGGCCGCCTCCACCCGCGCCGCGGTGCGGCTGCTGTTCGAGCAGGGCAAGCTGGTCGAGGGCGACAGCGTGGTGATCACCTACGGCGACCGCATCGGCCACGTCGGCGGCACCAACACGCTGAAGCTGCTCTGGGTCGGCCCCGGCGGCACGGTCGAGAGCCTGCGCGACCTGTGA
- a CDS encoding energy transducer TonB: MKSMSRLFRQGLLLALALGFVTPVLAQVRKIDQQDLYRYWILLNTKVKMDVPNSGLNLDKPGCAAVTYTVGSDGVPMNVQVVKVAPKSDLGPAARSAVSNFRYGPSLTNRIGEPVATYYVVPFNAPKDPAQRQQLMDQCKLPGYAP; this comes from the coding sequence ATGAAGTCCATGTCCCGCCTGTTTCGTCAGGGCCTTTTGCTGGCACTGGCGCTGGGCTTCGTCACGCCGGTGCTGGCGCAGGTGCGCAAGATCGACCAGCAGGACCTGTACCGCTACTGGATCCTGCTCAATACCAAGGTGAAGATGGATGTGCCCAACAGCGGGCTGAACCTGGACAAGCCCGGCTGCGCGGCGGTGACCTATACGGTGGGCTCCGACGGCGTGCCGATGAACGTGCAGGTGGTCAAGGTGGCGCCGAAGAGCGATCTCGGCCCGGCGGCGCGCAGCGCGGTCTCCAATTTCCGCTACGGCCCGTCGCTGACCAACCGCATCGGCGAGCCGGTCGCCACCTACTACGTCGTGCCCTTCAACGCGCCGAAGGATCCGGCCCAGCGCCAGCAATTGATGGACCAGTGCAAGCTGCCCGGCTACGCCCCCTGA
- a CDS encoding class I fructose-bisphosphate aldolase produces the protein MSIEDLESIALAMVAPGKGIIAIDESTNTIKKRFEAVGIENTEENRRAYRELLLTTPGLNEHISGAILYDETIRQSTKDGVPFTQVMKKAGIIPGIKVDKGPQPLAGFPGDVVTEGLDGLRERLQEYVKLGAQFAKWRAVINISEENPSSTAIEANCHVLARYAALCQEAGLVPMVEPEVIMDGDHSIEVSYEVHEAVLRSLFNALYEQNVMLEGTILKVSMVIPGKDSDEQADVEEVAEATVRVLKSTVPASLPGIVFLSGGQTDEQSTAHLNAMNRMGPHPWPLSFSYGRAMQQAALKLWSKDMKANYADAQKTVHARARDNGLAALGQWNG, from the coding sequence ATGAGTATTGAAGATCTCGAAAGCATCGCCCTGGCGATGGTCGCGCCCGGCAAGGGCATCATCGCCATCGACGAGTCGACCAACACCATCAAGAAGCGCTTCGAGGCCGTCGGCATCGAGAACACCGAGGAAAATCGTCGCGCCTACCGCGAGCTGCTGTTGACCACGCCGGGCCTGAACGAGCACATCTCCGGCGCGATCCTGTACGACGAGACGATCCGCCAGTCGACGAAAGACGGCGTGCCGTTCACCCAGGTCATGAAGAAGGCCGGCATCATTCCCGGCATCAAGGTCGACAAGGGCCCGCAGCCGCTGGCCGGCTTCCCCGGCGACGTGGTCACCGAAGGCCTCGACGGCCTGCGCGAGCGCCTGCAGGAGTACGTCAAGCTGGGCGCCCAGTTCGCCAAGTGGCGTGCGGTGATCAACATTTCCGAAGAGAACCCCAGCTCCACCGCGATCGAGGCGAACTGCCACGTGCTGGCCCGTTACGCCGCGCTGTGCCAGGAAGCCGGCCTGGTGCCGATGGTCGAGCCCGAGGTGATCATGGACGGCGACCACAGCATCGAGGTGAGCTACGAAGTGCACGAAGCCGTGCTGCGCAGCCTGTTCAACGCGTTGTACGAGCAGAACGTGATGCTGGAAGGCACCATCCTGAAGGTCAGCATGGTCATCCCGGGCAAGGATTCGGACGAGCAGGCCGACGTCGAGGAAGTCGCCGAAGCCACCGTGCGCGTGCTGAAGTCCACCGTGCCGGCCTCGCTGCCGGGCATCGTGTTCCTCTCCGGCGGACAGACCGACGAGCAGTCCACCGCCCACCTCAACGCGATGAACCGCATGGGCCCGCACCCGTGGCCGCTGTCGTTCTCCTACGGCCGCGCCATGCAGCAGGCGGCGTTGAAGCTGTGGTCGAAGGACATGAAGGCGAACTACGCTGATGCGCAGAAGACCGTGCACGCCCGCGCGCGTGATAACGGCTTGGCCGCGCTGGGGCAGTGGAACGGCTGA
- a CDS encoding porin family protein: MKMKKTLLALAFTSAGLLAVPAVFAQSAPTQNGGWFINGNVGQTSLNHGPYDDHDTGYGINGGYRWALNPSVALGAEVGYNDLGNIHAKNIFNSQPVVADNKSQLHGWTAGVNGHFNVSPNWYVSARTGIYGWKGHGLSNDANPVRKGLDDTSWYAGAGVGYDFSNNVSLGLNYDYYDAKKDRVNLSTDMVSVSAEYRF, from the coding sequence ATGAAAATGAAAAAGACCCTGCTCGCCCTCGCCTTCACTTCCGCCGGCCTGCTGGCCGTTCCCGCCGTGTTCGCGCAGAGTGCGCCGACCCAGAATGGCGGTTGGTTCATCAATGGCAATGTCGGCCAGACCTCGCTCAACCATGGCCCGTATGACGACCACGACACCGGCTACGGCATCAACGGCGGCTACCGCTGGGCGCTGAACCCGTCGGTCGCACTGGGCGCCGAGGTGGGCTACAACGACCTGGGCAACATCCACGCGAAGAACATCTTCAACAGCCAGCCGGTTGTGGCAGACAACAAATCCCAGCTGCACGGCTGGACTGCCGGCGTGAACGGCCACTTCAACGTCAGCCCGAACTGGTACGTCAGCGCGCGCACCGGCATCTACGGCTGGAAGGGCCACGGCCTCAGCAACGACGCCAACCCGGTGCGCAAGGGGCTGGACGACACCAGTTGGTACGCCGGCGCCGGTGTGGGCTACGACTTCAGCAACAACGTCAGCCTCGGCCTGAACTACGACTACTACGACGCGAAGAAGGACCGGGTGAACCTGAGCACCGACATGGTCTCGGTCAGCGCGGAATACCGCTTCTGA
- a CDS encoding outer membrane beta-barrel protein, whose protein sequence is MKKTLIALAIASTALCTLPALAQDSTPAPAISDSTAPTTGNYQPGQAIGSGNWFIDGSVGQAHVNKGPYNDHPTTYAINGGYRWKVGEDLGLGVDVGYNDLGNFKLKNAFNDNPVNLKDQRNALRGWTAGVNGKINVWQGLYVSGRTGVYGWQGHGYANQDINRHDLDKVDYYAGAGVGYDINSHFGVGLAYDYYHAKKDGISLSTDTASLTAEYRF, encoded by the coding sequence ATGAAAAAGACGCTCATTGCCCTCGCCATCGCATCCACCGCCTTGTGCACCCTGCCCGCCCTGGCGCAGGACAGCACGCCCGCTCCGGCGATCAGCGACAGCACCGCCCCGACCACCGGCAATTACCAGCCGGGCCAAGCCATCGGCAGCGGCAACTGGTTCATCGACGGCAGCGTGGGTCAGGCCCATGTGAACAAGGGCCCGTATAACGACCACCCGACGACCTACGCCATCAACGGCGGCTACCGCTGGAAGGTCGGCGAGGATCTCGGGCTCGGCGTGGATGTCGGCTACAACGACCTCGGCAACTTCAAGCTGAAGAATGCGTTCAACGACAATCCCGTCAACCTGAAGGATCAGCGCAATGCCCTGCGCGGCTGGACCGCCGGCGTGAACGGCAAGATCAATGTCTGGCAGGGCCTGTACGTCAGCGGACGTACGGGCGTCTACGGCTGGCAGGGTCACGGTTACGCCAACCAGGACATCAACCGGCACGATCTGGACAAGGTCGACTACTACGCCGGCGCCGGCGTGGGCTACGACATCAACAGCCATTTCGGCGTGGGTCTGGCGTACGACTACTACCACGCCAAGAAGGACGGCATCAGCCTGTCCACCGATACGGCCTCGCTGACGGCCGAATACCGCTTCTGA